The Blastocatellia bacterium sequence CTCCAGTGCGAGCGAAAAGCGTTTGCGCGCGTCGCGCCAGATCCGGCAGGGCGAGGAGCACTTCGCGAGAGACCGAAACGGGTTCCGCGAGCGATCCTCGGACGAGTGCGCGCACGAGTTCCAGCGACGCCTTCCCACAGATGCCGCAGCTTGAGGTCGTGTAGAAGTTCCGGCTGAGGCGCGCTGGATCCACTTTCACGCCTTCGGCCAGGACGACGTCCACGACGTTGCAGCGTTCATGTTCGGAAGAGTAACGGACGTCGCGAATGTCTTGGCGGCTTCGAATCACGCCTTCCGCGAAGAGGAAGCCGATGGCCAGCTCGAAATCATGGCCCGGCGTGCGCATGGTCACAGCCAGGCTATGCGCGACCCATGTCCCTCCCTCGTGCTGGAGCACGCGCACTTCCATCGGTTCTTCGACGGCCAACATTTCTTCCCGCGCGCGGACGCCATCTCGGCCGACCACGAGCGCAGCAGTGCTACAGAGGAGATCCAGCGTCTCCCTCGTCATTGTCTCCGAAGGGAGTAGACCGAATTCCTTCATGCCGTTCGCCCCAAATCCGGGAGGATTTCGACGATCGCGCTGCGAAAGGCTGGCATGCCGCATTCGGGATCATGCGCACCGCGTGGGATGAGTACGTTCGCTTCAGGCCAATACATCATCGCCGTGCCGGGATAGATTGGTCCCGAGCGCGCGCGCCCATGAAATTCGCCAACCTCCGAACGCACCAGGACGGGGTCACCATCGCGAAGGCCGAGACGCTGCATGTCCTCCGGCGCGAGGATGACGTCCTCGCGATGTGCCTCAGCAAGCACATCGCGAGGATGGAAGACCATGCTGTTGAATTGCTTCCCCCGACGAGTCGTCAGGTGAAAACGGCCTTCGGGAACCTCGCGCTCCGGCGGCACAAGCGGTGTGAAACGCGCTCTTCCACTCGGCGTGGGGAATTGACCTCCCTCGCCAAGCCGCGGGCCGCCCCATTGAATTTGATCCCCGCGCTGTCGCAGGTCTTGAATTCCACCGTAGAACGGAACGATGCGCGCGATCTCCGCTCGAATCGCTGCGGTTGAAGGGAAGGCGATCTTCGCCGCCCATTCCGGGCGAACGCGCTGAGCGATCCCCACCAGCGCGCGCCATTCATCGCGAGCTTCGGGCAGGCGCGGTCCCGGGATCTCAGGATTGAAGAGGATGCGCCGTTCGGTCGTCGTCTCCGTATTGCCGCCCGCCATCTCATAGCGCGTCGTCGCCGGAAGGATCAGGACCGTATCGGCTGGCTCCACGAACATCTGTGGGTTGAGGACGATGTCATGATGCACGCGCAGGGGGATGCGAGCGAGCGCTTCTCGAACGAATTGGCTTTCGGGGAGAATGCCCGTGAGATTGCTGCCAATGAGATAGAACACGTCCAACTCCCCCCGATGCGCCGCCTCGATCATCTCCGCGACGAAATATCCCCGCCAGGCGGGGACGGGGAATCCCCATTCCGCGGCCAATTGCTCCGCGCTCTGCTCGGTGATCGGGAGGCCACCCGGAAATTGATTGGGGACAGCGCCCATCTCCGCACCTCCTTGGACACCGGAGTGGCCGCGAATGGCGACGAGCCCACAATGCGGACGTCCGATCATCCCACGCGCCAGCGCCAGATTAACAATGGCCTTCACATTGGCCACGCCGTGCTCATGCATGGTCACTCCCATGGACCAGATGAACACGGCCGTTTGCGCGCGAGCATACAGGCGCGCGAAATCCAACATGCACTCGCGCGTCGTGCCGGAGAGGCGTTCCAGGTGCTCAAAGCGCTGCTCGTCCAGCGCGCGCACCAACTCTTCCCAGCCTTCCGTATGTTCCGCGATGAACGCGCGGTCCACCCATCCGTTCGCGATGAGATGTTTGAGGACGCCATTCAAAAAGGCGATGTCGCCGCCGACGCGAATCTGGAAGAACGCGTCGGCGACCCGCGTCCCGAAGAGCGCGGAGTCGAGCGAGGAAGGGACCCAATATTTCTCCAACCCCGGCTCGCGATAGGGATTGATGACGACGACGCGGGTGCCTTGCTTCTTCGCCAGATGAATGTACTTCATCGCCACCGGTTGATTGTTGGCGATGTCGCTGCCGATGAGCACGAGCAGGTCCGTCCCGATCCAATCTCGGTAGCTGCAGGTCGAGGCCGCGTAGCCGATCGTCTGTTTGAGCGCCGTCGTGCTCGGCGCGTGGCAGACGCGCGCCGAATTATCGATATGATTCGTGCCCAACAAGCGCGCGACCTTCTGAGCCACGTAGTAAGTCTCGTTCACTGTGCCGCGCGAGGCCACGTAAAAGGCGAGACGCTCGGGCGTGGTCGCACGCACGCGTTCGGCGATCAGCTCCAGCGCTTCGTTCCATGAGATCGGTTGGAATCCAGTATCGCCTCGCCGACGCACAAGTGGCCTCGGGATACGCCCCAATCCGCGCAACTCGGGTTCGCTCATTGCCTGCAGCCGCGTCACGTCGTCGAGAAGCCGTATATCGAGCGGCCCCATCGTATTCAGGCGGAGGAGACGGAGTCGAATCCAGCAGAGGTGAATTCCAGAGATCGTCCAATCGCGCAGGCCGCTAGTGCCGAGCGCGCATCCATCGCAGACGCCCTGGGTCAGAATCCGCCACGCATAGCCGAGCCGATCGCGGTTCTCCCAAACGGCGCGAAAGACTTCCAGATAGGACGCGATCTGTCGCTTCCGCTCGCCTCGCATTCCGCCTTCCTGTCGAGGAAGAGTTTACCGGCGGTGATCGGCATGGTCAACGCACGAAGGGACCGCCGGGGACGACGAGCGGAAATCATTCGTCCACACTCTCCGGCGAAAGGCGGCTCGGTGAGGCGCCGACTACAACTCCCCATGCTCGGCGAAGCTCCAATAGCGGTTGGAGCCGACGACGAGATGATCGAGGAGCGAGATCTCCATCAAGCGACAGGCCTCTTTCAGCTCGCGCGTGATCCGACGGTCTTGGGGACTCGGTTCAGGATTTCCCGATGGATGATTGTGCGCACAGATGATGGCCGCGGCGCCGTGCTGGAGGGCGCGCTTGATGACTTCGCGCGGATGAACGGAGCTGGCGTTGATGGTGCCGCGGAACATTTCCTCAATGGCCAGGATCTCGTTCTTGCTGTTCAGAAAGAGCACGGTGAAGACCTCGTGATCGAGGTCGCGCATCGAATGGGCTAAGAGCTGGTAAACATCGTCGGGATTTCGAATGGCGCGCCGCTCGCCGAGTTGCTCGCGCAGATAGCGCTTGCTCAGCTCGATGGTGGCCAGCAGGGTCGCGATCTTGGCATCGCCGAGTCCCTTGACGGCGCGCAGCTCGCGATAATCGGCGGAGAAAAGCCCGCGCAGTCCTTGGAAGCGTTGCAAGAGCGCGCGCGCCAGATCCACAGCACTGCGACCACTCACGCCCGTTCGCAAGAAGATGGCCAGCAGCTCCGCATCCGACAGCGCTCCAGGCCCTTGCTTGAGCAAGCGTTCGCGCGGCCGCTCATGCTGCGGCCAATACTTGATGGCATCTTCGCGGAGTGGTTCTTTCGTCTCCATACGAGGCGAGCGAAGGGGGGATCCGCATTCGGATCCCCCCTCGAGGTTCACGATCGCACGCCGGCTTGATACCGCCGGTACCACTCTGGCCCTTGATGCTGGAGGCGGAGATTGGTGCGGCCACCGAAGCGACGGTGCTCGAACCAGGGCGTCGCGCGCTCGGCGATTTCGTTGAGCTGACGGAAATTCTCTCGCGCCTGCGTCTCCAACGCCTGCACAAGCTTCGCCTCATCCGGGTAGAGGGCCACGGCGTCTTTCCAAATCGCGCGTCCACAGAGGAAGCCGTTGGCGCCGGCCTCGACGGCGAGCTTCGTGTTCTCGAGGAATTCTTCGATGTCTACGCCTGCGCTCAAGAGGACCCACGGAACGCCCGCCGCTTCATTCAACTCCCGACAGTACGCCTTCACCTCTTCGAGCGTGTACACGGGCTCGGCGTCCTTCTTCCCGAAGGGAGCCGATTGGAACTCGCGGCAATATTTCAGATTCGCCGGGAATTCCAACTTCAGCACGTCCACCCGATATTCGGGCTTGGAGAATTCCTGCGCACTTCGGATGACGATCCCAGGTTTCTGCCGCGCATATTCGGGCGTGTTCGTGCCGCCGCCATCGAGCGCGTAACCGACTGTCTCCAGGAGGAACGGGATGTCCAACTCAGCGCACTCTTGACCGACGCGTCGCACGAGGTCCTGCTGGTGCTGGCGCGCTTTCTCATCGGCGTCCGGGTGATAGTAGAGCAGGAGCTTCACGGCATCCGCTCCCGCCGCGCGCGCCTTCCACGCGCTCCACCCATCAATCAGCTTCGTGTACCGGCTTTTCCCGATGGCTTCGTATCCGGTCTCCTCATAGGCCAGCAACAACCCGACGTGCCCCGGGATGTAAGCGATCGAGTGCGGGTATCCGTAGATCGGATCCGTGAGCACGGCCGTCGCCATCGGCGCGAGGATCTTCGTCACCAGTTGTTTCACGCGCGCGATCTCTTCGAACGTCACTTGCTCTTTCGGCTTGCCCGAAGAGCGAGCGAGGGATTCAATGAGTGAGCCGCGTTGATCAATGGCCATCATCTTGAATCGGCCAGCCGCGTCGGCCAGCCGCATGAGCCCGCGAAGTTTTCCCGCCGAGATCTCTGTCATGCTCTCCTCCCTGATCGTGTGATGAACGAACAAGAATAGCGAAAGCGCGGCGCTCTCCTCAAGGACGCTGGGCGAAGGGGGCGTCATCCGTATCGCTCGGCTTCGCGCGCGGTGCAGATGGCTCGTTGGAGCTTTGCGCGCCGTCCCAATGAGCGCGCCACAGCTCCAAGAGTTCGTGGAATTCTTTCGGCGGGGGGGAGTGAAAAGCGAGCCATTCACCCGTGCGCGGATGGTGAAAGGCGAGTGAAGCGGCGTGCAGGAAATGGCGCTCGAAGCGGCGGCCCACGCATCGCATCCACGCTTCGAACGCGGCGTGAGCCTCCTTCCCGTAGAGGGCATCGCCGACGAGGGGATGTCCGATCGCGGCCAGATGGATGCGAATCTGGTGCGTGCGTCCGGTGTGCGGTCGCGCTTCCAGAAGCGTGAGGCCGCGCGCGGCGTCCAGCACGCGTATCTCGGTGAGCGCTTCTCGGCCCGAATCCATCACCCGCCAATGCGGATACTGCTCAGGGTCCCATCCGATCGGCTGCGCGATCCGAAGCGTCTTCTCGGACAGCTCACCGTGAACGATGGCGAGGTAGGTTTTCTCGACGCGACGTTCGCGGAAGTGGCGCGCCAGGACGCGATGCGCCGATTCGGTCTTCGCGATCACGAGGAGTCCCGAAGTGAGGCGATCGAGGCGATGGACTAGTCCGGGACGCGTCCCCGGCGCTTGTTGACTCAGATGGTGACAGAGCGCATTCAGCAACGTGCCCGAGGTCACGTCGCGGTTCGGATATACGAGCATGCCCGCCGGTTTCTCCACGATCAGGATCGCGTCATCCTCGAAGAGGATATTGAGCGGAATGGGTTCGGGGACGAGCGCCGGCGTCGGCCGAGGATCGATCTCGACGGTCACGAGATCGCCCGCTCGCAATCGGTAGTTCGAGCGCGAGGGGTGACCATTGACGCGCACGCGCCCATCGGCCGTCGCGCGCCGTAACACCACGCGGCTCACCTGCGGGAACGCGCGCGCCAGAAAGTGGTCGAGCCGTTGACGCGCTTCGGCTTCCCCGATCGGGAAGACGAAGCGAACGGTTTGCTCCACCTTCTCCCCCATCGTCGCCAAGTATACGAAGAGGACGGCCTCAGAAGGAACGCGCGACGGAGCGACCGCGAGCGTCCGTTTCTGGAGGTTGCTCTCGACGCGTGGCTTCCTCGCCCATTTCTCGGTATAATGCCTCACCGCGAGAGCGGACATGAGCGTGCGCGATCAATATCAGCGTCCGGCGAAGGACCTGCGCATCTCGGTCACCGACCGATGCAATTTCCGCTGCCTCTACTGCATGCCGTTGCCGGAGTACGCATGGGTGGAGCGAAAGGAACTGCTCACCTTCGAGGAGATCACGCGCCTGACACGTCTGTTCGTTCAGCTCGGCGTAGAGAAGATCAAGTTGACGGGCGGCGAGCCGCTGCTTCGACGCGACCTCGAAGATTTGATCGCGCGGCTGGCGGCGATCCCTGGGGTGCGCGATCTCTGTCTGACGACCAATGGAGCGCTGCTGGCTGAGAAGGCCGAACGATTGCGCGCGGCCGGGCTCCATCGCGTGAATGTGAGCTTAGACACACTCGATGCCGAGAAGTTCCGACGGATCACGCAATGGGGCCAGCTCGAGCGGGTGCTCGAAGGGCTCTTCGAGGCGAAGCGCGTCGGTCTGCATCCGGTGAAAATCAATGCTGTGATCGAGCGTGGGATGAACGAGGATGATATCGTCCCACTTGCCCGATTCGCGCTCGAGCATGGCTTCGCGCTGCGATTCATCGAGTACATGGACGTCGGGACGACGAACAACTGGCGATGGGAGAAGGTCCTCCCGAAGGCGGAGATCGTGCGCATCCTGGCGCGGGAATTCCCGCTTCGGGAGATCGGGCGGGAACGGGAGAGCGATACGGCCGTGCGCTACCAATTGGCCGATGGGCGCGGAGACATCGGCATCATCGCATCCGTGACCGAGCCGTTCTGTGCTGGATGTACGCGCGTGCGCCTGACGTCGGACGGGAAGCTCGTGACGTGCCTCTTCTCCGCCGGGGGCTATGATGTGAAAGCGTTGTTGCGAGGGAATGCTTCGGACGAAGAGATCCTCGCCGCCATCTCTCGCGTATGGATGGCCCGCCGCGATCGCTATTCGGAGGAGCGATGGGAAGCGCTTCGCGCCGGACGCCTGCTCTCAGCGCAGTCCCGCTGGGAGATGATCCAATTGGGGGGATGAGCGGCCCCTCCCTCACTGCGACTTCGGTTGAGGGTGCGTGAGAATCCGCTCGCCCGCGAAGGCATTGAGGGCTTCAAAGCGCAACCGCGTCGCTGTCTTGAGGACGCGCTCGGCCTCGGAGGCCAAGCTCATTGGGAATGCGCGCACGGTGGGCTCCAAGTCCTTGAGGTGTTGTCGCACATGGAGATCGAAATCCTTGTAAGCGCCCTTTCGTCGCCCTCCAGGGGGGACCGTTTCGATCTGCGCAAACGCGTGTTCGAGGAGCGCCTGATAGGCGAGCAGCACCGATAGAGCCGAATCGAAGCTCTCTTGGTCGGTGAGGCGCTTGGCGTCGCGAAGGCGATTCTCCGCAATTTTCAGAAGCAGACGAACCTGTTTGGCCGGGTTCCTCTCTCGGGCGAATTGCGCTCGTTCCTCGGGTGTCAAAAGGGCGGAGAGGTCAGCCCCTTGTCGGAAGGGGCCAGCTCCCCCTTCCACCGGAAGGGCGATGAGCGCTGCGAGCGCTCCCAGGCGAATCCATCGTGCGAGGCGAGAGCGCATCCCTGTTGGCTCACAGATCTCTCACCGCCGGCGCTTCTTGGCTTCCTCGATTTGCCGTCGCAACGCGGGCAAGCGGAATTGCACGCTCTCGATCTCCGTTCGGTGTTTCGTCGGATCAGCGAGCGTAAGGAAGCGTTCGTAGAGCGGAAGCGCGCGCTCGTAGTCGCGCAGCCGATCGTAGCAGATGGCGAGGAAGTAATAGGCGACGGCGGTCTCCGGTCGGCGCTCGATGACCCACGTGAATTCGCGAGCCGCTTGCGCGTAGTCCTTCAGCTCGAAATAGGCCGTCCCCAGTCCCGCGCGCGCCGGATAGTTGTTCGGATCGCGAGTGAGAACACTCGCGAAGACTTCGATCGCTTCGGGAAAGCGGCGAAGCTTCAAGAGCGCCGCACCCAGATTCGTGCGGTGGTTGAGGTTCTCCGGATCGAACCGTGCGGCTTGCTCGAAAGCGCGCGCTGCCTTCTCCGGATCGTTCGGAAGGAGCAATTCGCCGAGCAGCGCCTGCGCCTTCGGATCCTGGGGATGCGTTTCGGCGAGCTGCTGCGCGTGCGCGAGGGCCTCGGCCGTGCGTCCGGTTCGCTCCAACAGCGCGATCAAGAGTTCCCGGGCCTCTCGGTGAGTCGGTTCGCGCGCGAGGATTTGCTGAAAGAGTGCGATGGCGTCTTCCGTTCGTCCGGCGAGGGCATAGGCTTCGGCCAATCGCTGCTCAGCGACCGTCGTCTTGCGGACGCGCGCCAGGACTTCTAAGTCTTCGAGCGCGCGGGCGTAATCTTTTCGCGCCAAGAGCAATCGGCTGCGCGCCTCGCGCGCAGCCAGAGCGTTCGGATCGAGCGCGAGAGCGCGCGCGTAGGCCTGCAGGGCGGCTTCGGGATTATCCTTTTGCTCCTCGGCCAGGCCGAGCAAGATGTAGAACGCCGCTGTCGGCGGACCGAGTTCCGCCGCGCGATTCAATTCGGCAATCGCTTCATCGGGAGCTTTCCGCGCTAAAGCGAGAGACGCCCGCACAATGCGGACCCGTTGAAACTGAGGATCGAGCGCCTGCGCGCGCTCCAGGTGTGCCTCGGCTTCCGCGAGGCGACGACGATGCAGGAGGACTTCCGCAAGCAACGTGTGGACGCGGGCGAAGAAAGCTGCCAGTGTCGGCTCAGCCGTTGTGTCATCCAGCAGCTCGCGCTCGCGTTCGAGCACGCGAAGGAGGTCCTTTTCGCTCTCCTCCCATCGGTCGAGGGCGAAATATGCCGCCGCACGTTGATAAAGGGCTTCGGGGAAATCCGGCAGATGCTCCAAAGCCGCCGTGTAGAGCGCGATCGCCTCCGTCAATCGCCCCTGTTCGTGAGCGGCCTGTCCCGCCTCGAATTTCGCGATGGCTTCTTCCCGCGCGCGCGCTTCGGCGGTCGGTTGCTGCAGGCGCTCGGAGGCGCCCAGACCGACTCGGATGAGCAGAAGCAGAAGGATGATCGCGATGTGACCGTTCCTCATCGTTCGTCCTCGTCCGCGTGGGGAAATCGTAGCACAATTTCTGGGCTGCCGCATCTTTTCCCGGACGTGGCTCGGCGCTGGGATAGAAAGAGGCCTTCGCAGGAGGAGTAGAAGATGGCGTTTGGACGCTTCGGGCGTGATCGAGACGCGAAGATTCGTGGTCGGGTGATCGAAGCCGCTGATGCCATGGTCAGGGCGGCGAACGCGCATCATCGGCCGCGCGCGATCTGGGCGATGCGCATGACGTCTTCGCGCGCGAGCGAGCGCGACCGATGCCCCCTTGTTCTTCTCTCGCTTGCTCTTCCTCGCGGGGGGGATGTAGAATGTCCCTTGTTCATCTGCCGATGTGGGGACGAGCGAAGACGTCCGTGGGAGTCGCGCCATCGGGTGGGGGACGACACGGCGCATCCCAAGATTCTCCCAAGGAGAGAGGGCAACCGTGAGGGCGAAGCTGGAGATCATTCCGCTCGGCGGGCTAGGAGAATTCGGGATGAACATGCTGGCCTTGCGCTTTGGGGAGGACATCCTCCTCATTGATGCGGGCCTGATGTTCCCCGACGAGAGCTTGCACGGCGTGGACGTCGTCATTCCGGATTTTCGATTCATCGAGGCGAATGCGGCGCGCGTGCGCGCCCTCATCCTCACGCACGCGCACGAGGATCACATTGGCGCTTTGCCCTATTTGCTGAAGCTCGCCAACGTTCCCGTCTATGGAGCGCGCTTCACGCTGGCCGTGGCCCAGCACAAGCTCCTCGAACATGGTCTCCTCAACGAGGCCGAGCTGCATGTCGTCGAACCGGGCGATTTCGTGGAGACGGGGCCTTTCGAGATCGAGTTCATCGGGGCCGCGCATTCGACCATAGATTGCTTGGCGCTGGCCATTCGAACGCCGGTGGGGATCCTCGTGCATCTGACCGATGTGAAGTTGGATGAGGATCCGGTCATTGGCGAACCGACCGATCTCACGCGCTTGCGCCAATACGGCGATCGCGGCGTGCTCGCGCTGCTAGCGGATTCGACGAACGTCGAGCGCAGTGGGCGCACGCCCTCGGAGCGCGCCGTCCTCCCGGCCCTTGAAGAGATCTTCGAGCAAGCGCCCGGGCGCTTGATCTTCAGTTGTTTCGCCTCTTCGATCCATCGGATTCAGCTCATCATGGATCTGGCCTACGAATACGACTGTCGGCTCGCGCTGGTGGGTTCGACGATGGTGCGCATGGTGGAGACGGCCATGGCCGAGCGGTATCTCGATGTGCCGCCGGGGCTCCTCGTCTCGCCTCACGATGTGCCGCGGTTGCCGCGCGAGCGCGTGGCCATGCTCGTCACGGGATGCCAGGGAGAGCCGATGGCAGCGCTCGCCCGCATGGCGACGGGCTCGTACAAACAGTTGCGGATCGAACCCGAGGACACGGTCGTCCTCTCGGCGCGCATCATCCCCGGGAATGAACGAGCGATCTCGCGGCTCATGGATCACATCTATCGGCGCGGCGCGCGCGTCGTGGATGAGACGAT is a genomic window containing:
- a CDS encoding ribonuclease J, with amino-acid sequence MRAKLEIIPLGGLGEFGMNMLALRFGEDILLIDAGLMFPDESLHGVDVVIPDFRFIEANAARVRALILTHAHEDHIGALPYLLKLANVPVYGARFTLAVAQHKLLEHGLLNEAELHVVEPGDFVETGPFEIEFIGAAHSTIDCLALAIRTPVGILVHLTDVKLDEDPVIGEPTDLTRLRQYGDRGVLALLADSTNVERSGRTPSERAVLPALEEIFEQAPGRLIFSCFASSIHRIQLIMDLAYEYDCRLALVGSTMVRMVETAMAERYLDVPPGLLVSPHDVPRLPRERVAMLVTGCQGEPMAALARMATGSYKQLRIEPEDTVVLSARIIPGNERAISRLMDHIYRRGARVVDETIKRVHVSGHPSQDDLREFYRVLRPKYLIPIHGDYRRLCRHKEFACAVGFHPDQVLVVENGQIIELDGEGARISGATVPVGRTFIDGAGFEEIEEFVIHDRRHLAEDGFVLPIVVINKTTGELEAPPEIVTRGFIASENGEELLERARERVIETIAAADLDERTDGAVMKEKIRIELKRMIARQTERHPMIIPVIIEI
- the moaA gene encoding GTP 3',8-cyclase MoaA encodes the protein MSVRDQYQRPAKDLRISVTDRCNFRCLYCMPLPEYAWVERKELLTFEEITRLTRLFVQLGVEKIKLTGGEPLLRRDLEDLIARLAAIPGVRDLCLTTNGALLAEKAERLRAAGLHRVNVSLDTLDAEKFRRITQWGQLERVLEGLFEAKRVGLHPVKINAVIERGMNEDDIVPLARFALEHGFALRFIEYMDVGTTNNWRWEKVLPKAEIVRILAREFPLREIGRERESDTAVRYQLADGRGDIGIIASVTEPFCAGCTRVRLTSDGKLVTCLFSAGGYDVKALLRGNASDEEILAAISRVWMARRDRYSEERWEALRAGRLLSAQSRWEMIQLGG
- a CDS encoding tagatose 1,6-diphosphate aldolase, with the translated sequence MTEISAGKLRGLMRLADAAGRFKMMAIDQRGSLIESLARSSGKPKEQVTFEEIARVKQLVTKILAPMATAVLTDPIYGYPHSIAYIPGHVGLLLAYEETGYEAIGKSRYTKLIDGWSAWKARAAGADAVKLLLYYHPDADEKARQHQQDLVRRVGQECAELDIPFLLETVGYALDGGGTNTPEYARQKPGIVIRSAQEFSKPEYRVDVLKLEFPANLKYCREFQSAPFGKKDAEPVYTLEEVKAYCRELNEAAGVPWVLLSAGVDIEEFLENTKLAVEAGANGFLCGRAIWKDAVALYPDEAKLVQALETQARENFRQLNEIAERATPWFEHRRFGGRTNLRLQHQGPEWYRRYQAGVRS
- the fdhD gene encoding formate dehydrogenase accessory sulfurtransferase FdhD, whose protein sequence is MTRETLDLLCSTAALVVGRDGVRAREEMLAVEEPMEVRVLQHEGGTWVAHSLAVTMRTPGHDFELAIGFLFAEGVIRSRQDIRDVRYSSEHERCNVVDVVLAEGVKVDPARLSRNFYTTSSCGICGKASLELVRALVRGSLAEPVSVSREVLLALPDLARRAQTLFARTGGVHASALFDEQGRLLLVREDVGRHNAMDKVIGHLVLAERIPASHLLVFLSGRASFELVQKALVAGIPIVAAVGAPSSLAVTVAREFGLTLIGFLRDGRFNVYAGAERLAFSSGP
- a CDS encoding tetratricopeptide repeat protein, with amino-acid sequence MRNGHIAIILLLLLIRVGLGASERLQQPTAEARAREEAIAKFEAGQAAHEQGRLTEAIALYTAALEHLPDFPEALYQRAAAYFALDRWEESEKDLLRVLERERELLDDTTAEPTLAAFFARVHTLLAEVLLHRRRLAEAEAHLERAQALDPQFQRVRIVRASLALARKAPDEAIAELNRAAELGPPTAAFYILLGLAEEQKDNPEAALQAYARALALDPNALAAREARSRLLLARKDYARALEDLEVLARVRKTTVAEQRLAEAYALAGRTEDAIALFQQILAREPTHREARELLIALLERTGRTAEALAHAQQLAETHPQDPKAQALLGELLLPNDPEKAARAFEQAARFDPENLNHRTNLGAALLKLRRFPEAIEVFASVLTRDPNNYPARAGLGTAYFELKDYAQAAREFTWVIERRPETAVAYYFLAICYDRLRDYERALPLYERFLTLADPTKHRTEIESVQFRLPALRRQIEEAKKRRR
- a CDS encoding RluA family pseudouridine synthase — encoded protein: MGEKVEQTVRFVFPIGEAEARQRLDHFLARAFPQVSRVVLRRATADGRVRVNGHPSRSNYRLRAGDLVTVEIDPRPTPALVPEPIPLNILFEDDAILIVEKPAGMLVYPNRDVTSGTLLNALCHHLSQQAPGTRPGLVHRLDRLTSGLLVIAKTESAHRVLARHFRERRVEKTYLAIVHGELSEKTLRIAQPIGWDPEQYPHWRVMDSGREALTEIRVLDAARGLTLLEARPHTGRTHQIRIHLAAIGHPLVGDALYGKEAHAAFEAWMRCVGRRFERHFLHAASLAFHHPRTGEWLAFHSPPPKEFHELLELWRAHWDGAQSSNEPSAPRAKPSDTDDAPFAQRP
- the radC gene encoding DNA repair protein RadC codes for the protein METKEPLREDAIKYWPQHERPRERLLKQGPGALSDAELLAIFLRTGVSGRSAVDLARALLQRFQGLRGLFSADYRELRAVKGLGDAKIATLLATIELSKRYLREQLGERRAIRNPDDVYQLLAHSMRDLDHEVFTVLFLNSKNEILAIEEMFRGTINASSVHPREVIKRALQHGAAAIICAHNHPSGNPEPSPQDRRITRELKEACRLMEISLLDHLVVGSNRYWSFAEHGEL
- a CDS encoding FdhF/YdeP family oxidoreductase, whose amino-acid sequence is MRGERKRQIASYLEVFRAVWENRDRLGYAWRILTQGVCDGCALGTSGLRDWTISGIHLCWIRLRLLRLNTMGPLDIRLLDDVTRLQAMSEPELRGLGRIPRPLVRRRGDTGFQPISWNEALELIAERVRATTPERLAFYVASRGTVNETYYVAQKVARLLGTNHIDNSARVCHAPSTTALKQTIGYAASTCSYRDWIGTDLLVLIGSDIANNQPVAMKYIHLAKKQGTRVVVINPYREPGLEKYWVPSSLDSALFGTRVADAFFQIRVGGDIAFLNGVLKHLIANGWVDRAFIAEHTEGWEELVRALDEQRFEHLERLSGTTRECMLDFARLYARAQTAVFIWSMGVTMHEHGVANVKAIVNLALARGMIGRPHCGLVAIRGHSGVQGGAEMGAVPNQFPGGLPITEQSAEQLAAEWGFPVPAWRGYFVAEMIEAAHRGELDVFYLIGSNLTGILPESQFVREALARIPLRVHHDIVLNPQMFVEPADTVLILPATTRYEMAGGNTETTTERRILFNPEIPGPRLPEARDEWRALVGIAQRVRPEWAAKIAFPSTAAIRAEIARIVPFYGGIQDLRQRGDQIQWGGPRLGEGGQFPTPSGRARFTPLVPPEREVPEGRFHLTTRRGKQFNSMVFHPRDVLAEAHREDVILAPEDMQRLGLRDGDPVLVRSEVGEFHGRARSGPIYPGTAMMYWPEANVLIPRGAHDPECGMPAFRSAIVEILPDLGRTA
- a CDS encoding DUF5667 domain-containing protein, giving the protein MRSRLARWIRLGALAALIALPVEGGAGPFRQGADLSALLTPEERAQFARERNPAKQVRLLLKIAENRLRDAKRLTDQESFDSALSVLLAYQALLEHAFAQIETVPPGGRRKGAYKDFDLHVRQHLKDLEPTVRAFPMSLASEAERVLKTATRLRFEALNAFAGERILTHPQPKSQ